A single region of the Cyclopterus lumpus isolate fCycLum1 chromosome 16, fCycLum1.pri, whole genome shotgun sequence genome encodes:
- the zgc:110410 gene encoding protein lifeguard 1: MDQTNGSSSGGYGPPPPPYNTQDYGQSSYTGMSYQVNQVGMGNVAVVSPPGTYDNVVHPDDMEAAGGGQPFGHAPPDYQHRLKDGTFRDAAVRRGFIRKVYLTLMIQLLATVGIICAFLYCDALRRWTWANSWFSYTTMAMVIVLIVALSCCGNLRRQVPLNFIALSLFTLAEGLMLGAATVYFNAEAVLWAVGATALVSFALTLFAMQTKWDFTGLNGSMWVFAWTLLSFALLCGILRSQYLYILYACLGTLLFSLYLVFDTQRILGGKHRKYEVSPEEYVFAALNLYLDIVTLFLLLLQLIGLCR; the protein is encoded by the exons ATGGACCAGACTAATGGCAGCAGCAGTGGCGGTTAtggacctcctccccctccgtaCAACACTCAGGACTACGGACAGAGTTCTTACACAGGGATGAGCTATCAGG TGAATCAGGTGGGGATGGGCAACGTGGCCGTGGTCTCCCCTCCTGGCACCTATGATAACGTGGTCCATCCCGATGACATGGAGGCGGCGGGAGGAGGCCAGCCGTTTGGTCACGCTCCCCCCGACTACCAGCACAGGTTAAAAGACGGCACCTTCAGGGACGCGGCCGTACGGAGAG GTTTCATACGGAAAGTCTACCTGACCTTGATGATTCAGCTGCTGGCGACTGTCGGAATCATCTGCGCTTTTCTTTACTG TGACGCTCTCCGGAGATGGACGTGGGCCAACTCCTGGTTCTCCTACACCACAAT GGCGATGGTGATTGTGCTCATCGTGGCCTTGTCCTGCTGTGGCAACCTTCGTCGTCAAGTCCCCCTCAATTTCATCGCCCTGAGCCTGTTT ACTCTCGCAGAGGGCCTGATGCTCGGAGCTGCCACGGT GTACTTTAATGCAGAAGCCGTTCTGTGGGCTGTGGGGGCGACGGCGCTGGTGTCCTTCGCCTTGACTCTGTTCGCCATGCAGACCAAA TGGGACTTCACCGGATTGAATGGCAGCATGTGGGTGTTTGCCTGGACCCTCTTGTCTTTTGCATTGCTTTGTGGGATCCTCCGATCGCAG TACCTTTACATCTTATACGCCTGCCTGGGAACCTTGCTGTTTTCCTTA tACTTGGTGTTTGATACGCAGCGTATCCTGGGTGGGAAACACAGGAAGTACGAAGTCTCTCCCGAGGAGTACGTGTTCGCTGCTCTCAACCTCTATTTGGACATCGTCaccctgttcctcctcctgctgcagctcaTTGGCCTCTGCCGCTAA